One part of the Vicia villosa cultivar HV-30 ecotype Madison, WI linkage group LG6, Vvil1.0, whole genome shotgun sequence genome encodes these proteins:
- the LOC131612056 gene encoding vestitone reductase-like — protein sequence MEEGKGRVCVTGGTGFIGSWIIKRLLEDGYTVNTTVRCSPEGQKKDVSFLTNLPGASQKLKIFNADLSNPESFNAAIEGCVGIFHTATPIDFEVNEPEEIVTKRTIDGALGILKACENSKTVKRVVYTSSASAVYYQDKEEDIMDENYWSDVNILRNLKPFAWSYAVSKTLAEKAVLEFGKEHGLDIVTLVPTFVAGPFICPKLPGSIYGSLPFLFGDIDKNPLIASRIHMVHVDDVTRAHIFLLEHPNSKGRYNCSPFIATFDEIIDIISSKYPKFQIPKSKVLMGAKGPKLPHLTSKKIMDAGFEFKYSIEEMFKDTIECCKEKGYL from the exons ATGGAAGAGGGAAAAGGAAGAGTTTGTGTAACAGGAGGCACAGGTTTTATTGGTTCATGGATCATCAAGAGACTACTTGAAGATGGTTACACTGTTAATACCACTGTTAGATGTAGTCCAG AAGGGCAAAAGAAAGATGTTAGCTTCCTAACAAATCTTCCAGGTGCATCTCAAAAGCTAAAAATTTTCAATGCTGATCTTAGCAATCCCGAGAGTTTTAATGCAGCAATTGAAGGGTGTGTTGGAATATTTCACACGGCCACTCCGATTGATTTTGAAGTGAACGAACCGGAGGAAATAGTGACAAAAAGAACCATTGATGGAGCATTAGGAATTCTAAAAGCATGCGAAAATTCAAAGACAGTGAAGAGAGTTGTTTACACTTCAAGTGCTTCAGCGGTTTATTATCAAGACAAAGAAGAAGATATAATGGATGAAAATTATTGGAGTGATGTGAATATTCTAAGAAACTTGAAGCCATTTGCTTGGTCATATGCAGTTTCTAAGACACTAGCTGAGAAAGCAGTTCTAGAATTTGGAAAAGAACATGGATTGGATATTGTCACTCTTGTACCAACTTTTGTTGCTGGACCTTTCATTTGCCCTAAGCTTCCTGGTTCTATTTATGGTTCACTGCCTTTCTTATTTG GTGATATTGACAAGAATCCATTGATTGCATCTCGTATACACATGGTGCATGTTGATGACGTGACACGAGCACATATATTCTTACTCGAACATCCTAATTCAAAAGGGAGATATAATTGCTCACCATTCATTGCAACTTTTGATGAAATAATTGACATTATTTCTTCAAAATATCCTAAATTTCAAATTCCAAAATCCAA AGTGCTTATGGGAGCTAAAGGTCCTAAGCTTCCACATTTAACCTCAAAGAAAATTATGGATGCTGGATTTGAGTTCAAGTATAGCATTGAAGAGATGTTTAAGGATACAATTGAATGTTGCAAGGAAAAGGGTTATCTTTAA